Proteins from a genomic interval of Rosa chinensis cultivar Old Blush chromosome 2, RchiOBHm-V2, whole genome shotgun sequence:
- the LOC112190872 gene encoding probable mannitol dehydrogenase, producing MAKAPEHEHPKKAFGWAARDSSGLLSPFSFSRRETGEKDVTFKVLYCGICHSDLSLVKNEWESNQWASAYPMVPGHEIVGEVTEVGSKVQKFNVGDRVGVGCMVGSCQSCDSCANALENYCSKWIPTYGAMYHDGTTTYGGYSDIMVADEHFVVRIPDNLPMDGAAPLLCAGITTYSPLRYFGLDKPGMHVGVVGLGGLGHVAVKFAKAMGVKVTVISTSTNKKEEALEHLGADSFLVSRDQDQMQAAMGTMDGIIDTVSANHPLLPFIGLLKSQGKLIMVGAPDKPAELPVFPLLMGRKLVAGSCNGSMKETQQMIDFAAKHNITADIEVIPIDYLNTAMERLAKADVRYRFVIDIGNTLKSS from the exons atggccAAAGCTCCGGAGCATGAACACCCCAAGAAGGCCTTTGGATGGGCTGCCAGAGATTCATCTGGCCTTCTATCTCCCTTCAGTTTCTCAAGAAG GGAAACGGGAGAGAAGGACGTCACATTCAAAGTATTGTACTGCGGGATTTGTCATTCGGATCTTTCATTGGTCAAGAATGAATGGGAGTCTAATCAATGGGCTTCCGCATATCCGATGGTTCCCGG GCATGAGATTGTTGGTGAAGTGACAGAGGTAGGGAGCAAAGTGCAAAAATTCAACGTTGGAGACAGAGTTGGTGTTGGATGCATGGTGGGATCTTGTCAATCTTGTGATAGTTGTGCCAACGCCCTTGAGAATTACTGCTCTAAATGGATACCCACATACGGTGCCATGTACCACGACGGAACCACTACTTACGGAGGTTACAGTGACATCATGGTGGCCGATGAGCACTTTGTAGTTCGTATTCCTGACAACCTGCCTATGGATGGTGCTGCGCCGCTTCTATGTGCCGGGATTACAACTTACAGTCCCTTGAGATATTTCGGACTTGACAAACCCGGAATGCATGTGGGCGTTGTTGGCCTTGGTGGTCTAGGTCACGTTGCTGTGAAGTTTGCGAAGGCTATGGGAGTCAAGGTTACGGTGATCAGTACGTCCACTAACAAGAAGGAGGAAGCTCTTGAGCACCTTGGTGCCGATTCATTTTTGGTCAGTCGTGACCAAGATCAAATGCAG GCCGCCATGGGTACAATGGACGGTATCATTGACACTGTCTCTGCAAACCACCCTCTCCTGCCATTCATTGGTTTGTTGAAGTCTCAGGGAAAGCTCATAATGGTCGGTGCACCAGACAAGCCTGCTGAGCTTCCAGTTTTTCCTTTGCTCATGG GAAGGAAGTTGGTCGCTGGTTCTTGCAACGGGAGCATGAAGGAGACACAACAGATGATTGATTTTGCGGCCAAACACAACATAACTGCCGATATTGAGGTCATCCCGATTGATTATTTGAACACTGCTATGGAACGCCTTGCAAAAGCTGACGTCAGATATCGATTTGTCATCGACATCGGCAACACATTGAAGTCATCTTAA
- the LOC112183909 gene encoding probable mannitol dehydrogenase: protein MVSSTDNQYTKKAFGWAARDSTGHLSPFDFSRRKTEEKDVTFKVLYCGICHSDIHMIKNEWGFSTYPLVPGHGIVGVVTEVGPRVQKFKVGDKIGVGFMVASCRSCDNCANNLENYCPRWILTSGGKCHDGTPAYGGYSNIMVADEHFVIRVPENPPLEVAAPLLCAGITIYSPLKYFGLDKPSMHVRVVVGLGGLGHVAVKFAKAMGLKVTVISTSPNKREEALTRLGADSFLVSHDQSEMQAAMGKLDGIVDTVSAAHPLVPLIRLLKTDGKLVIVGAPEKALELPVFPLLMGRKVVAGSKIGGMKETQEMIDFAANKHKLSMVKHTLLDKSIDCNAAVVLLIEKKYLAK, encoded by the exons ATGGTGTCATCTACAGACAACCAATACACCAAGAAAGCCTTTGGATGGGCTGCTAGAGATTCAACTGGCCATCTCTCTCCCTTCGATTTCTCAAGGAG AAAAACGGAAGAGAAGGACGTGACTTTTAAAGTGTTATACTGTGGCATATGCCATTCCGACATTCACATGATCAAGAATGAATGGGGGTTTTCAACCTACCCTCTCGTTCCCGG ACATGGGATTGTTGGTGTAGTGACTGAGGTAGGTCCAAGAGTACAGAAGTTTAAAGTTGGAGACAAAATCGGAGTTGGTTTCATGGTGGCATCTTGCCGATCTTGTGATAATTGTGCCAACAATCTCGAGAATTATTGCCCGAGATGGATACTTACTTCCGGTGGAAAGTGCCATGATGGAACCCCGGCATATGGAGGTTACTCCAACATCATGGTAGCCGATGAGCACTTTGTAATTCGTGTACCGGAGAACCCACCTCTTGAAGTTGCTGCTCCTCTCCTATGTGCTGGGATTACAATATACAGTCCCTTGAAGTATTTTGGACTTGATAAACCCAGCATGCATGTGCGTGTTGTGGTTGGTCTAGGTGGTCTAGGCCACGTCGCGGTGAAGTTTGCCAAGGCTATGGGGCTCAAGGTTACGGTAATTAGTACCTCCCCTAATAAGAGAGAAGAAGCTCTTACACGTTTAGGAGCTGATTCATTTTTGGTCAGCCATGATCAAAGTGAAATGCAG GCTGCCATGGGCAAACTGGATGGTATCGTTGACACGGTTTCGGCTGCTCATCCTCTCGTTCCTTTGATCCGTTTGCTAAAGACGGATGGGAAGCTTGTAATAGTCGGTGCACCGGAGAAGGCTCTTGAGCTTCCAGTTTTTCCTCTGCTAATGG GAAGGAAGGTGGTAGCTGGTAGCAAAATTGGAGGTATGAAGGAGACACAAGAGATGATTGATTTTGCAGCAAATAAGCACAAGTTGTCAATGGTGAAGCACACCCTCCTTGACAAATCTATAGATTGCAATGCAGCTGTGGTATTATTGATAGAAAAGAAATATTTAGCAAAATAG